One Candidatus Woesebacteria bacterium genomic window, AACATCAAAATCAAAAAATGTCAAAGAAAAGACTTGGCAGAATTTTATTCTCTTTGGAAAAAATCAGTTGGCTTCAAAAGGTATGTACCTCCTTTTAATCAAATTAAAAACTTGTCACAAATTTTTAAAGAAAACGCCCTGTTTTTGCTTTATAAGGATAGTCAAGGAGCAGCGTCTGGCGCTATTTTTTTAAAAAATAAGTGGAACGCCTACTACTGGCAAGCCTTTACCAACAAAAAAGCAAGAGAAAAATTAATTCAATATCAAATTGTCTGGCAGGGAGTTCTCTGGGCCAAAAAGAACAAATGTCTCAACTTTGATTTTGAAGGCGTTTTTGATCCCCGCTTTCCTGACAAAAAATGGCTTGGCTTCTCACACTTCAAGAAAAGTTTTGGTGGAGAAGAAATCACCTATCCCGGAGCGTTTTTTAAAATCAATTTAAACTTTTGGTGAGCAAAAAACTTTAAATTCGCAATTTTTGCAAAGAAAGCTTCCGGAACACTCAAAATCTGAGTTCTCAATCTCATCTCTAATTTTAAAGATTTCATTTTTCACCTCTTCAAGCTGCTTTGCACTTCTGACTGTACTTATCTTTTTGCCATCCTCAAAATAATAGAAAGTTAAAACAACTTCTTCAGGTTTTTTGCCAAATGGAACTTCACGAAGGGTGGTTGCAGCAAGTGCGTAAAAAGACATCTGTAAATCTTTATCAATTTGCTTTTGAGTTGGCACATTCGCACCAGTTTTGTAATCAACAATCTCAATTCTACCATCATCCAAAATATCAACTCTATCAATTCTTCCTCCTATTTTAAGAGGTCTTTCTTTATAATTAGTGTTAAGCGGTATAACAAAAGATTCCTCGGTCAAAACAGTTTTTACTTTAGGGTCAAATTGTTTCAAGATATACTCTTCCAAGTACCTTTTACCTTTTTCAAAAAATTTATTCTCATGTGACTTTGACATATAACCTTCTTGAATCCAATTTTTCTCAAAAAGATCAAGCACCATTTCTATAAGCTTTTTCTTATCTTGAAAAGCAAATGAGCTTTTCATTGAAAGCCGGTAAAAATCCCGCAATGCAAGGTGAATAGAAGTACCAAAACTTTGAGACGCAGAAGGAGGAGTTGGAACCTTTAAAATATATTTCAACTTATAGTGAAGGGGGCAAGTCCTAAAAGACTCAATCTGAGAATAAGAAAGATAATCTATAAAAAGTTTCTCTTTTTGAGGCAAGGCTGAATCAACTAAAGGCGCATAATCAAGCAGACTTAACTGCTTTTCTTCTTCATCTTTTTTAACCCTGGCAGCCTCACTCCCCAAAGTTTCTATTACAAAAGGCGAAAGTCTCCTTTCTCTTTTTGCATCGCCATAAAAACTGGCAGCTGTTAAGTAAAGCCTTTCTTTAGCTCGAGTCATCCCCACATAAAAAAGCCGCCTTTCCTCCTCCAGGTGATAATCTCCTCTAGGCAAAATCTCTTTTATCAATTCATCAGGGATGGGGATTGTCTCGCTTCTCTCACGAGAGGGGAAACGCTCAACTACCAAATTAACCAAGAAAACAACCGGAAACTCAAGACCTTTGGCTGAGTGAACCGTTAAGATGTTAACGGCATTCCCCTCGGACCAATCAATTCCTGTCGCAAGAGGCGACTCCCCTAATTCGCTTGACAGGTCAAGCCAGTTAACAACTGACCTGACACTTGCATCTTGGTGATTGGTTTCATAATTTTTGATTTTTTCAAAAAACTTGGCAATATTTGCTGCCTTACTTTGGGCATCTGGAGTATCAGGAGAAACAAGTTTTGTTAAAAGACCTGTGTCCTCAAGAAAATAATAAAGAATTTGTCCTGCCGTATCTTTACTTAAAAGACCAAAGTGTCTTTTGATAATCTCAAGTATTTTCTTAATTTTTTCTTTTGTTTCAAGTGATATACCTATCTCATCAATTTTTTCACAAGCCTCAAACAAAGAAAGGTTCTTCTTTTTAGTAAAACTTCCAATTAAGGCAAGATCTCTTCCTGAAATGTCAAAATGATCAAGAGTTAAAAGTCGGTAAAAAGAAACAGAATCTGACACGTCATCAAGAACTTTAAGATAAGAAATTAAATCAATAACTTCAGGCTGCCTGAAAAGCTTCCCTGGTCCTAAAAATTGGTAAGGCAAACCATGTCGGGAAAGAGCGCGGATAAAAGAATCAGCATGATTATTGGCACGCACTAAAATTGCGATATCAGAATAAGAATAGCCTTCTTCCTTGACAAGCCTTGATATTTCTTGTGTCACTTTTTCTGCCTCATCCTCCGCTTTCTTAGTCTTAATGAAAGAAACTTCTTCACCTTTTTTCTTGTTAACAGCTATCAGTCTTTTGTCAATTTTCTCTACAGCTTCAAGCCTGTCAGGGTTATTATTCTGAATTAAAACATAAGCCTTATCCAAAATTTGTTGAGTAGAACGATAGTTTTTGGTCAAAACTACAACCTTTGCTTTGGGAAAATCTTTTTTAAACTGAATGATATTACTAACCGCCGCCCCTCTAAAGCGATAAATACTCTGATCATCATCACCTACTACCGTTAAATTTCCATTTTTGCCTGCAATAAGCTTTACCAATTGGTTTTGGGCAAAATTAGTATCCTGAAACTCATCAACTAAAATATATTTAAAACGCTTTTGATATTTTTTCAGAATATTTTGCCTTTCGCGAAAAAGCTTCAATGTTTTAACAATCAAATCACCAAAATCCATCAAACTACCAGTAGTCTTAATCTCATCATAGGCATAATAAGCGGAAGAAAGCTCTTTCCATTTTGAAATTTCTATCTTTTCCTCTTCTTTTAAACCTTTAGTCTTAAGTTTTGTTTCAACCCAATCTTGATACTCCTTAGGAGAGACATCCTCATCCTGAAGGCGAGAAAAATGTTTTAATAAACTTTCCAAAAATTTGGTGGGGTTACCGAGTGGACGAAAATAATCAAGTTCAAGCTTAAAAAGATTATCTCTTAAAAGCTGGACAGACTCCGCTTCAGTCAAAAGACGATAGCGGCTATCAAGACCGATATTCAAAGCTTCTTCTTTCAAAACTCGATCACAAAAAGAATGAAATGTTGAAATCCACATCTCAAGATAACCATAAGGCAAGGCTTCTTCAACTCTTGATTCCATTTCAGAAGCCGCTTTTTCAGTAAAGGTTAAGGCTAAAATTTCAGAAGGCTTGGCAAAACCCTTTTGAATAAGATATTTTATTTTTTCAACGATCACAGTAGTCTTGCCAGTTCCCGCGCCAGCAATAATCAAAAGCGGTCCTTTATCGTGCTTAATTGCTGCTAACTGCTCAGGGTTCAATCTTTTATTTGCCATAAATTAACTTTCTTCAAGAAGTTTTCCCTTTTTGTCTCCACCGAGGTTTTGAGTCAAGTTAATCTTTTGCCCAAGCTGGGTAAAGGAGGAAAAGACATTGCCCATCATATTAAAAGCGTTGGTTAAGTGCTTCTGAAGAGTATTCAAATTTTCACCCACTCGATCATAATCTTTTTTAATCGCCCTTAAAGAAGATAAAATCTCCCGCGCTTGGGCTTCAATTTTCTGACCTTCAAAACTCATAAGAATTGCCTTGATATAGGCATAAAAAGTAGTAGGAGAAACAGGCAAAACTCTTTTTGAAGCCGCGTAGTCAAAAAGATCTTGATTATTAACAACCTCGTAATAAACAGCTTCAGAAGGTATATACATCAAGGCATAGTCAATAGTTCCCTCATCTGTCAGAATATATTTTTTGGAGATATTGTCTATATGTTTTTTAACATCGCGCACAAAAAGTTTTTCAAATTCACTTCTTTTTGAATCAGAAGAGGACGCCATTTGTCTAAAATTTTCCATTGGAAATTTTGAATCAACAGGAATAATTCCAGCTTGGGTCTTAATTGCAGCGTCAACCTTTTCTCCTGATCTAAAAGTATATTGCAAGTTAAAAGAACTCTTGGGTAAAAACTGTCCCAATATTTCCTTTAAAACCTGCTCTCCAATATTTCCCCTTAATTTTGGCGACTGCAAGAATTCCTGCAAATCCTTCATACTCCTTCCTATCTCACTCATCTCACCTATATTTCTTTGGACCGAGGCAATAACACGAGCTGCATTATCAAGCCTTTCGTTTAAGACTTTGGTTGATTCGCCCAAAGTCTGGCTAAAATGCTTTGTCTGTTCATCAAGCCTTCGGTTTGTGGTGCGCAAGTATTCAAGAAGTTCATCAGACGGTTTTGATTTATCAGCAACTTCTGAGAGCTTTTTATTAATTAAAAAAGCTAAAAACAAAAAACCTGCTAAAATCAAAAGAAGTAATATGTTATTTTCCATAAACAGAATTAAAAGGCGACTTAGATATTTTAACACTTTAAAGCCAAAACCCCAACCAAAAGCGCTTTTTTTGAATAAACCAAGAAACAAGGCAAAAATTCTAGCAAAATCAAGAAAAAATTACCTGCCTACTTTTATTTTAACCCTCGTTCTTTGGACTTTACTTACCCTACTTTTCTTTCTAACAAGCCCCGAGTCAACCCTTATTGTCATTACCTTTATCATTATCCTTTGGCTAGCTATCTTTTTTACCCTCTCTGCAATTCTTTTAAATGCAAGAAGAAGTTTTATAATCGCGACCCTTATTGTAGAAATACTTTTTCTAAGGCATTTGGGTATTATCTACCCGCCAGCTGTGCTAATTCTCATTACTGTAGTCGTCCTTTTTCTAACTTTTGTTTTGATCAGAAATTAAAAAACCATAAATTTATAAACCAGATCTTGTTAATAAATGAAAGAAAATAGAAAAAACACTAAAAACAAGACAATAAAGACGCCTTTCCCTTATGGAAAATTTGAAGAATATAAAAGGAAGGTTGGCATAGTAAGCGAAAAAGACATCAAATTAAGCAAAATCAAAAAATTGTTTTTGCTTGCTATAGATGAATTCAAGAAAGGCTTGATATCAAGTGACGATCTCTCCGCTATCTCAAACAAGCTTTTCGTGTATCTTCTAAAAGATAATTTATTTAAAGAAGACCAAGAACTTTTCGGAGCTATTGAGGCTGCATCTGAAATTGACTTTTATATAAGAAATCCCGAATCCAAAAATTTAAATCGTTTCTTAAAAGAAGTCCTAGAATACTTAAAAAAAGAGTCAAAGAATTAGGCAGCAAATCTTTCCTCAACAATCTTGTAAATTTTAGGGCTTTTAGGATGACTCTCAAGTAAATCTTTGTCAATTTTCTTTTCTTGAATAATCCTTCTTGCTTCGTTTTTCGTCACTTTCTTTGAATAAACTAGTCTTTTATATTTGATTATCCCCTCCATCAAAGAATTCTTGACTAACTGCCCTTCGTGCTGATACATATACTGGCGCAAAAACAATCCCAAATTTTTAGTCTTAACAGGATCGTCAAGTTTCAATAGATCTACAACCACCGAATTATTTCTTGGCACTGGGTAAAACTTCTCTTTTGGCACCTCAAGCAAAACTTTGGCTTTGAAAAAAGAAGCAAAAACTCCATTCTCCTTAATCTTTTTTAGAAACTTAAGCGGGACAAGAAGAATAACTTTATCATATTCAAGGAAAGTCAAATTGTGGAAAAACGGCTCGATGAATGAATATGGAAGGTTGGATATTACCTTGTTATATTCTTTTCTCTTCTTGTACTTACCATGAAGCTGCACATAATTCCAAGCATCTTCATAATAGACTTTCACATTCCTTGGAAGTTCCTCTAAAAAAGGCCTAAATTTTCTATCAATCTCAAAAACAATTACTTTTCCGGCTCTTTTGGCAAGCTCTTTTGTAAGAAATCCTGTTCCTGCCCCAATTTCAAGAACAATATCATCTTTACTCAAATCCGCAAATCTTACAATCTCATCAACTATTTTTTTATCCTTTAAGAAAAACTGGTCTTTTAGAGGATCGGGGATTATGTTATATTTTTTCAATTCTTCTTGAATATCCATATTTGAATTATAAATTAAAAAATAATTGACCCCAAAGAACTTTCTGCTATACTAAAAATAGTAGTTTAATCAATCAAAGACGATGAGAGTCTCAAGACAAAAATTAAATCCTATTTTAAGAGAGCAAATAATCAAAACTTTCGCCCAAGTGATAGCTGACTTAAAAGACATAAAGGAAGCAATTTTATTCCTCAACGACTTCTTTATGGAAAATGAGCTTGAAGCTTTTGCTAAAAGACTGGCTGTTGGCTACTGGCTTAAAAAAGGAAGAAGTTACAGCAATATCAGAGACAACTTAAAAGTTTCATCAGCCACGATTGCCGATGTTGCCTTTATGTATAAAAACAAAGGCTTTGACCTGGGTCTTAAAAAAATAGAGGCTGAAGAGTGGGCAACTATTTGGGCAGATAAAATCAAAAAAATTACTGGCTCCTCTTAATTCTGGCTTATTAGACTCACTTGCAGTAAAATAGCCTTATGCAAAAGAAATTTTTTGTCACAACCGCTATTGATTATGCAAATGATGTTGTTCACATAGGCCATTCTTATCAAAAAATATTGGCCGACTCACTTGCCCGTTATCACCGCCAGAAAAAAGAAAAAACTTTCTTTCTGACAGGAACAGACGAACATGGCCAAAAAGTTGAAAAAAACGCAAAAGAAAGCGGCAAAGACCCCCAAGCTTTTGTTGATGAAATAGCAGAGCTTGATAAAAAGGAATGGGAAGCGCTTGATATCTCCCATGACAGATTTATAAGAACTACGGATTCTGACCACGTCAAATTTGCTCAAGAATTTTATCTTAAATCCAAAAAAAACGGCGATATTTATCTTGGAAAGTATAAGGGCTTTTATTGTGAGGGTTGCGAAAATTTTCTTAACGAATCAGATCTCAAAGACGGCAAATGCCCTTTTCATCCTCATCTTCAGCCTTTGGAGATAGAGGAAGAAAATTATTTCTTCCGCCTTTCCAGATACCAAGATTTCCTTCTTGACCATATTAAAAAACATCCAGAGTTTGTCTGGCCTGAAACAAAAAGAAATGAAGTAATTGCTTTTATCAAAAATGGTCTAAAAGACTTTTCTGTCTCAAGGCAAGATGTTAAATGGGGTATTCCTGTGCCCGATGATCCAAAGCATACAATTTATGTCTGGTTTGACGCTCTTATCAACTACCTAACTTATGGTGCTAGCGAAAATTGTTGGCCGGCGGACGTTCATATCTTAGGGAAAGACAACTTAAGGTTTCATGCCATTTATTGGCCGGCGATGCTTAAAAGCGCAGGATATCCTCTTCCAAAGACAATACTCGCTCACGACTTTATTTCATTAAATGGCCAAAAAATCTCAAAATCTCTTGGAAATGTTATCAGACCATCAGAACTGGTAAACCAGTTTGGTAGTGATGCTGTGCGTTATTTCTTCCTAAAATATGGACCGCTAACAAGCGATGTAGATATTAATTTAGACAAAATCAAAGAAGTTTATAATAGTGAACTAGCTAATGGTCTTGGTAATTTGGTTGCAAGAGTCAGTCGTTTGGCAGAAATAGCTGACATCAAAATAGAGGAAAAAGAAAAATCAGAATTTTACCAAGAAGTAGAAAATCATCTTGATTCGTTTAGAGTTGACCTTGCTTTGGAATTTATCTGGCAAAAGATCTCGGAGCTTGACGGCGTCGTCAACAAAAACGAGCTTTGGGTGAATACAAAAGAGAAAACTAATATTCTTAACACTCTAATCAAAGAAATTAGAAAAATTGCTTTTAATGTTAAGCCATTTATTCCGATGTCAGCCAAAAAAATAGAAAAACAATTTTCGGGCAAAATAGAAAAAATAAAAGAGCCTCTCTTTAAAAGATTACCCTAAAAGAATATGGCTGAAATAAAACTAAGCCAAAAAGAAAAACTAGTCCAAAGATTTCTTGAAATCATTCCTGGTTTTATCTCTTGGAATCTGATACTTTTCCCTTATTGGGGTATTATTTTAATACCAAACGCTGTTGCCTACTTTATCCTCGCTTACAATATCTACTGGTTTTACCAGTCCTTGCAAATTGCTATTGTCTCTCTTATCTCTCATACAAGAATCCAGGCGGCAATGAGATATGACTGGCTTAAAGATCTAAAATCATTCCCCGACTATCAAAAAGTGAAACATTTTGTCATTATTCCAACATATAAGGAACCTCTTCACATCTTGGAAAGAACCATTGGCTCGCTTGAAAAACAAACTCTCCCAAGAAAACAAATTTTGGTGGTTGTTGCAATGGAGGAAAAAGAAGATAGAAAAGAAAGAGAGAAAAAAATCAAAGCCCTTAAAAAAAGGTTTAAAAATAT contains:
- a CDS encoding DNA recombination protein RmuC, encoding MENNILLLLILAGFLFLAFLINKKLSEVADKSKPSDELLEYLRTTNRRLDEQTKHFSQTLGESTKVLNERLDNAARVIASVQRNIGEMSEIGRSMKDLQEFLQSPKLRGNIGEQVLKEILGQFLPKSSFNLQYTFRSGEKVDAAIKTQAGIIPVDSKFPMENFRQMASSSDSKRSEFEKLFVRDVKKHIDNISKKYILTDEGTIDYALMYIPSEAVYYEVVNNQDLFDYAASKRVLPVSPTTFYAYIKAILMSFEGQKIEAQAREILSSLRAIKKDYDRVGENLNTLQKHLTNAFNMMGNVFSSFTQLGQKINLTQNLGGDKKGKLLEES
- a CDS encoding ATP-dependent DNA helicase UvrD/PcrA, with protein sequence MANKRLNPEQLAAIKHDKGPLLIIAGAGTGKTTVIVEKIKYLIQKGFAKPSEILALTFTEKAASEMESRVEEALPYGYLEMWISTFHSFCDRVLKEEALNIGLDSRYRLLTEAESVQLLRDNLFKLELDYFRPLGNPTKFLESLLKHFSRLQDEDVSPKEYQDWVETKLKTKGLKEEEKIEISKWKELSSAYYAYDEIKTTGSLMDFGDLIVKTLKLFRERQNILKKYQKRFKYILVDEFQDTNFAQNQLVKLIAGKNGNLTVVGDDDQSIYRFRGAAVSNIIQFKKDFPKAKVVVLTKNYRSTQQILDKAYVLIQNNNPDRLEAVEKIDKRLIAVNKKKGEEVSFIKTKKAEDEAEKVTQEISRLVKEEGYSYSDIAILVRANNHADSFIRALSRHGLPYQFLGPGKLFRQPEVIDLISYLKVLDDVSDSVSFYRLLTLDHFDISGRDLALIGSFTKKKNLSLFEACEKIDEIGISLETKEKIKKILEIIKRHFGLLSKDTAGQILYYFLEDTGLLTKLVSPDTPDAQSKAANIAKFFEKIKNYETNHQDASVRSVVNWLDLSSELGESPLATGIDWSEGNAVNILTVHSAKGLEFPVVFLVNLVVERFPSRERSETIPIPDELIKEILPRGDYHLEEERRLFYVGMTRAKERLYLTAASFYGDAKRERRLSPFVIETLGSEAARVKKDEEEKQLSLLDYAPLVDSALPQKEKLFIDYLSYSQIESFRTCPLHYKLKYILKVPTPPSASQSFGTSIHLALRDFYRLSMKSSFAFQDKKKLIEMVLDLFEKNWIQEGYMSKSHENKFFEKGKRYLEEYILKQFDPKVKTVLTEESFVIPLNTNYKERPLKIGGRIDRVDILDDGRIEIVDYKTGANVPTQKQIDKDLQMSFYALAATTLREVPFGKKPEEVVLTFYYFEDGKKISTVRSAKQLEEVKNEIFKIRDEIENSDFECSGSFLCKNCEFKVFCSPKV
- a CDS encoding peptidoglycan bridge formation glycyltransferase FemA/FemB family protein; protein product: MNDIRQDQTYAFYLSRLGWKIKKQKNVYYFIRKILPFLQITKVQRPETLDTSFLKKIILEEKITITIVEPKDERQAEILKKLNFRQIKPYLPSKTLVIDLSQKLETILKKTKKDCRLSIKKTKNIKIKKCQRKDLAEFYSLWKKSVGFKRYVPPFNQIKNLSQIFKENALFLLYKDSQGAASGAIFLKNKWNAYYWQAFTNKKAREKLIQYQIVWQGVLWAKKNKCLNFDFEGVFDPRFPDKKWLGFSHFKKSFGGEEITYPGAFFKINLNFW
- a CDS encoding Methionyl-tRNA synthetase, whose amino-acid sequence is MQKKFFVTTAIDYANDVVHIGHSYQKILADSLARYHRQKKEKTFFLTGTDEHGQKVEKNAKESGKDPQAFVDEIAELDKKEWEALDISHDRFIRTTDSDHVKFAQEFYLKSKKNGDIYLGKYKGFYCEGCENFLNESDLKDGKCPFHPHLQPLEIEEENYFFRLSRYQDFLLDHIKKHPEFVWPETKRNEVIAFIKNGLKDFSVSRQDVKWGIPVPDDPKHTIYVWFDALINYLTYGASENCWPADVHILGKDNLRFHAIYWPAMLKSAGYPLPKTILAHDFISLNGQKISKSLGNVIRPSELVNQFGSDAVRYFFLKYGPLTSDVDINLDKIKEVYNSELANGLGNLVARVSRLAEIADIKIEEKEKSEFYQEVENHLDSFRVDLALEFIWQKISELDGVVNKNELWVNTKEKTNILNTLIKEIRKIAFNVKPFIPMSAKKIEKQFSGKIEKIKEPLFKRLP
- a CDS encoding SSU rRNA (adenine(1518)-N(6)/adenine(1519)-N(6))-dimethyltransferase, yielding MDIQEELKKYNIIPDPLKDQFFLKDKKIVDEIVRFADLSKDDIVLEIGAGTGFLTKELAKRAGKVIVFEIDRKFRPFLEELPRNVKVYYEDAWNYVQLHGKYKKRKEYNKVISNLPYSFIEPFFHNLTFLEYDKVILLVPLKFLKKIKENGVFASFFKAKVLLEVPKEKFYPVPRNNSVVVDLLKLDDPVKTKNLGLFLRQYMYQHEGQLVKNSLMEGIIKYKRLVYSKKVTKNEARRIIQEKKIDKDLLESHPKSPKIYKIVEERFAA